Proteins encoded within one genomic window of Thermus albus:
- the trmH gene encoding tRNA (guanosine(18)-2'-O)-methyltransferase TrmH — protein MTEARRRRIEEVLRRRQPDLTVLLENVHKPHNLSAILRSCDAVGVLETHAVNPTGGVPTFNETSGGSHKWVYLRVHPSIREAMAFLKERGFKIYATALREDAQDFREVDYTQPTAILLGAEKWGVSEEALALSHGAIKIPMLGMVQSLNVSVAAAVILFEAQRQRLEAGLYQNPRLDPNLYQRVLEDWLRK, from the coding sequence GTGACCGAGGCCCGTAGACGCCGCATTGAGGAGGTCCTAAGGAGGCGCCAGCCCGACCTTACCGTTTTGCTGGAAAACGTGCACAAGCCCCACAACCTCTCGGCCATACTCCGCAGCTGTGACGCCGTGGGGGTCCTCGAGACCCATGCGGTGAACCCCACCGGGGGGGTTCCCACCTTCAACGAGACCAGCGGGGGTAGCCACAAGTGGGTCTACCTGAGGGTGCACCCCAGCATCCGGGAGGCCATGGCCTTCCTTAAGGAGAGGGGTTTTAAGATCTACGCCACCGCCCTACGGGAGGATGCCCAAGACTTCCGGGAGGTGGACTACACCCAGCCCACGGCCATCCTCCTGGGGGCGGAGAAATGGGGGGTATCCGAGGAAGCCTTAGCCCTTTCCCATGGGGCCATCAAGATCCCCATGTTGGGGATGGTGCAAAGCCTGAACGTGAGCGTGGCGGCAGCGGTGATCCTCTTTGAGGCCCAAAGGCAAAGGCTGGAGGCGGGGCTTTACCAAAACCCCCGCCTGGACCCTAACCTCTACCAAAGGGTCCTCGAGGACTGGCTGAGAAAATAG
- a CDS encoding ATP phosphoribosyltransferase regulatory subunit — MIPEGTRFLLPPEARLKAELMARLRDLFLRHGYEPVELPALEVYDPTHPLAERAFKLVDKTGEVLALRSEFTTLLAKLLRSHLGEGVTRFQYAGPLWLREGDAELGRYREYTQVGLELIGATGPLADAEILSLAFAALEALGLEGEVEVGLPSLVGEVLKASGLPEEARKEAQKAIHRKNLPELTELLSRHPVSLEARRTLLALPDLYGEVEVLSEAKRLPLPERARKALEDLERTLELLERPVLLDLGMARRYEYYSGIFFRAYTPGFGLPLLGGGRYDGALLPVAAGFAIGVERALEALRPPQAEESPEVLALDLKALRLQAKEKRVELFHGEDPVAYAKARGIRYLAQGERVFKVEEA; from the coding sequence ATGATTCCCGAAGGTACCCGCTTCCTCCTCCCCCCGGAGGCCCGGCTCAAGGCCGAGCTCATGGCCCGGCTCCGGGATCTGTTCCTCCGCCACGGGTATGAGCCCGTGGAGCTTCCAGCCCTGGAGGTCTACGACCCCACCCATCCCCTGGCGGAACGGGCCTTCAAGCTGGTGGACAAAACGGGGGAGGTGCTGGCCCTAAGGAGCGAGTTCACCACCCTCTTGGCCAAGCTCTTAAGGTCCCACCTGGGGGAAGGGGTAACCCGCTTCCAGTACGCGGGGCCCCTCTGGCTTAGGGAAGGGGATGCGGAGCTGGGCCGCTACCGGGAGTACACCCAGGTGGGGCTGGAACTCATCGGGGCCACGGGGCCCTTGGCGGATGCGGAGATCCTCTCCTTGGCCTTCGCCGCCCTCGAGGCCCTGGGCCTGGAAGGGGAGGTGGAGGTGGGCCTTCCCAGCCTGGTGGGGGAGGTGCTTAAGGCCTCGGGCCTACCGGAAGAGGCCCGGAAGGAGGCGCAAAAGGCCATCCACCGCAAGAACCTCCCCGAGCTCACCGAGCTCCTCTCCCGCCACCCCGTATCCCTCGAGGCCAGGCGTACCCTCCTGGCCCTCCCCGACCTCTACGGGGAGGTGGAGGTGCTCTCCGAGGCCAAGCGCCTGCCCCTCCCCGAGCGGGCCAGGAAGGCCCTGGAGGATCTGGAAAGGACCCTGGAGCTTTTGGAAAGGCCCGTGCTCCTGGACCTGGGCATGGCCCGGCGCTACGAGTACTACTCGGGGATCTTCTTCCGGGCCTACACCCCAGGGTTCGGCCTGCCCCTTCTGGGAGGCGGCCGGTACGACGGGGCCCTCCTCCCGGTGGCGGCGGGCTTCGCCATAGGGGTGGAGCGGGCCTTGGAGGCCTTGAGGCCCCCCCAGGCGGAGGAATCTCCCGAGGTCTTAGCCCTGGACCTTAAGGCCCTCCGCCTCCAGGCAAAGGAAAAACGGGTGGAGCTTTTCCATGGGGAAGACCCGGTGGCCTACGCCAAGGCCCGGGGCATCCGCTACCTGGCCCAAGGGGAGCGCGTCTTCAAGGTGGAGGAGGCATGA
- the hisG gene encoding ATP phosphoribosyltransferase, with protein sequence MKRFALTIALPKGRMFREAYEALSEAGLELPAIENERALLHGKEGGIALLELRNKDVPVYVDLGIAEVGVVGKDILLDSGRDLFEPVDLGFGACRLSLIRRPGDTSPIRRIATKYPSFTNRLLKERGWVADVVELSGNIELAAVTGLADAVVDVVQTGATLKAAGLVEVEVLAHSTARLIVNRQALKLKRWLLKPLIAKLRNRDRGP encoded by the coding sequence ATGAAGCGCTTTGCCCTCACCATCGCCCTGCCCAAGGGAAGGATGTTCCGGGAAGCCTACGAGGCGTTAAGCGAAGCAGGGCTAGAACTCCCCGCCATAGAAAACGAGCGGGCCCTCCTCCACGGCAAGGAAGGGGGAATCGCCCTCCTGGAGCTTCGTAACAAGGATGTGCCCGTCTACGTGGACCTGGGGATCGCCGAGGTGGGGGTGGTGGGCAAGGATATCCTTTTGGACTCGGGCCGGGACCTGTTTGAGCCCGTGGACCTGGGTTTCGGGGCCTGCCGGCTTTCCCTCATCCGGCGCCCCGGGGACACCTCCCCCATCCGCCGCATCGCCACCAAGTACCCCTCCTTCACCAACAGGCTCCTGAAGGAGCGGGGCTGGGTGGCGGACGTGGTGGAGCTATCCGGCAACATTGAGCTGGCGGCGGTTACGGGCCTGGCGGATGCGGTGGTGGACGTGGTCCAGACCGGAGCCACCCTCAAGGCGGCGGGCCTCGTGGAGGTGGAGGTTCTGGCCCACTCCACCGCCCGCCTCATCGTGAACCGCCAGGCCCTGAAGCTCAAGCGCTGGCTTTTAAAGCCCCTCATCGCTAAGCTGAGAAACCGTGACCGAGGCCCGTAG
- a CDS encoding peptidylprolyl isomerase: MGVRALFLFLLLLSACKGESMKPLPYLSETPVRSFKAPEALLEPGKDYYARIKTTQGDILLDLLEKEAPNTVNSFVFLALHRYFEAVEWHRVIPGFVAQTGDPTGTGRGGPGYSFGLEIAPGLAFDREGMVGMARTQDPNSNGSQFFITLAPTPHLTGQYTLFAQVVEGMEVVRRLAPTEGPGARRERDKILSVEILVKE, from the coding sequence ATGGGTGTGCGCGCCCTTTTCCTCTTCCTCCTTCTTCTAAGCGCCTGCAAAGGGGAAAGCATGAAGCCGCTGCCATACCTTTCGGAAACCCCGGTGCGCTCCTTTAAGGCCCCGGAGGCCCTCTTGGAGCCCGGAAAGGACTACTACGCCCGCATCAAGACCACCCAGGGGGACATCCTCCTGGACCTCCTGGAAAAAGAGGCCCCCAACACGGTGAACTCCTTCGTCTTCCTGGCCCTCCACCGCTACTTTGAGGCGGTGGAGTGGCACCGGGTCATCCCCGGCTTCGTGGCCCAGACCGGGGACCCCACGGGCACGGGCCGGGGTGGGCCTGGGTACAGCTTTGGCCTGGAGATCGCCCCGGGTCTGGCCTTTGACCGGGAAGGCATGGTGGGCATGGCCCGCACCCAGGACCCCAACTCCAACGGCAGCCAGTTCTTCATCACCCTGGCCCCCACCCCCCACCTCACCGGGCAGTACACCCTCTTCGCCCAGGTGGTGGAGGGGATGGAGGTGGTAAGGCGCCTGGCCCCCACGGAGGGCCCCGGGGCCCGGAGGGAGCGGGACAAGATCCTCAGCGTGGAGATCCTGGTCAAGGAATGA